Proteins from one Camelina sativa cultivar DH55 chromosome 8, Cs, whole genome shotgun sequence genomic window:
- the LOC104709562 gene encoding uncharacterized protein LOC104709562 — MREYETEFNWLTRYGGHEMEDEKVQLHRFLRGMRVDVRNRCMIQNYANLAELVEKAAMLEDGLAEESQQRTEGASVQQTDAAKLSASGSARAEMGQRGVAVATTAETTEDYANGILDRGRAGGSKYFMADHLFLASRDYVGTILMCGVVTHLMFDTGAKHCFVSPYMIGKGGLQKEPSDNFGLVQAAGGQVMMMYGIVRNISVMMCGMDMPADLVICRVKSHDVILGMNWFGKHMAHLDCHCGLVLFETTIGTLEYQGIRPLSGNLIVSTVQAEQLIRNGCEATVFGPLSELPPARLDPFTIELEPGTTPISKAPYRMAPAEIAELKKQLGELMEKGFVRPSNSPWVAPVLFVKKKDDDILVYSKNEEEHGTHLRKVLERLKEQKLFAKFSKCSFWKREIGFLGHVVLDRGVSVDQEKIRSIAEWPRPRNVSEIRSFRGLAGYYRRFVKGFASMAQPLTRLTGKNEPYVWTAECEQSFLKLKDMLTSTLVLALSEPDEPYVVYTDASGQGLGCVLMQSGRVIAYASRQLRKYEANYPTHDLEMAVVVFSLKIWRTYLYGGKVQIYMDHKSLTYIFT; from the exons ATGCGCGAGTATGAGACCGAGTTTAACTGGCTCACGAGGTACGGTGGTCATGAGATGGAGGACGAAAAGGTTCAGCTTCATCGGTTCTTGCGGGGCATGAGAGTGGATGTCCGCAACCGATGTATGATTCAAAACTATGCAAATCTTGCGGAGTTGGTTGAGAAGGCAGCCATGTTGGAGGATGGACTGGCCGAGGAATCTCAGCAACGCACCGAAGGGGCCTCAGTACAGCAG ACAGATGCGGCCAAACTTTCCGCATCTGGGAGCGCAAGGGCAGAAATGGGTCAGCGAGGTGTTGCTGTTGCCACCACCGCCGAAACGACCGAAGATTATGCCAATGGTATACTCGATCGAGGACGAGCAGGTGGAAGCAAGTACTTCATGGCAGATCACTT GTTCTTAGCAAGCAGGGATTATGTAGGGACCATACTCATGTGTGGAGTAGTAACTCATTTGATGTTCGATACTGGGGCTAAGCATTGTTTTGTGAGTCCGTATATGATTGGGAAAGGCGGGCTTCAGAAAGAGCCCAGTGATAATTTTGGATTGGTACAAGCAGCGGGCGGCCAAGTAATGATGATGTACGGTATAGTACGAAACATCTCGGTCATGATGTGCGGTATGGACATGCCGGCCGACCTGGTTATATGTCGAGTGAAATCACACGATGTGATACTAGGCATGAACTGGTTCGGTAAGCACATGGCTCACTTGGACTGCCACTGTGGGTTAGTTCTCTTTGAAACAACTATAGGAACGTTAGAATATCAGGGCATTAGGCCACTCTCGGGGAATTTGATCGTATCGACAGTTCAGGCTGAACAGTTGATCAGGAATGGATGCGAAGC GACTGTATTCGGACCATTGTCCGAGTTACCACCAGCACGTTTGGACCCATTCACCATTGAATTGGAACCTGGTACGACCCCAATATCTAAGGCTCCGTATCGGATGGCACCAGCCGAGATAGCCGAACTAAAGAAACAATTGGGTGAACTGATGGAGAAAGGTTTTGTTAGACCAAGCAATTCACCATGGGTCGCGCCGGTAttgtttgtaaagaagaaagacg ATGACATTCTGGTCTATTCGAAGAATGAGGAAGAACACGGTACACATTTGAGGAAGGTGTTGGAAAGGCTGAAGGAACAAAAGCTGTTCGCCAAATTTagtaagtgcagtttttggAAAAGAGAGATTGGGTTCTTAGGCCATGTAGTATTAGACCGGGGAGTGTCCGTGGATCAAGAAAAGATTCGGTCCATAGCAGAATGGCCTAGACCGCGGAATGTCTCAGAAATAAGGAGTTTTCGAGGACTGGCCGGGTATTATCGGCGATTTGTGAAGGGGTTTGCTAGTATGGCCCAGCCATTGACCAGATTGACTGGAAAAAATGAACCGTATGTATGGACAGCTGAGTGTGAGCAAAGTTTCTTGAAGCTAAAGGACATGCTTACGAGCACGCTAGTTCTAGCCTTATCAGAACCGGACGAACCATACGTGGTGTACACGGATGCATCTGGTCAGGGACTAGGGTGTGTACTGATGCAAAGTGGTAGAGTGATTGCTTATGCCTCTCGACAGTTAAGGAAGTATGAAGCAAACTACCCAACACATGATTTGGAAATGGCTGTTGTGGTATTTTCACTAAAGATTTGGAGAACTTACTTATATGGTGGGAAGGTGCAAATATACATGGACCACAAGAGTCTCACGTATATCTTTACGTAG